In Macadamia integrifolia cultivar HAES 741 chromosome 5, SCU_Mint_v3, whole genome shotgun sequence, a single window of DNA contains:
- the LOC122079056 gene encoding thaumatin-like protein 1b produces MESRVHTPLLFALLLALVSGGLSVTFTFKNKCGYTVWPGTLAGSNSAQLSSTGFELASGASNSINASSGWSGRFWGRTYCSSSTGTFKCQTADCGSGKVACNGAGATPPATLAEFTIGSNSSNQEYYDISLVDGFNLPLSVTPQGGTGSCQTVGCSANINSVCPSVLSVKGSDGSTIACKSACDAFGSAQYCCTGAYNTSKTCPPTNYSKIFKNQCPQAYSYAYDDQTSTFTCTGANYLITFCP; encoded by the exons ATGGAGTCTAGAGTACACACCCCACTTCTCTTCGCCCTCCTCTTGGCCCTTGTCTCAG GAGGCTTGTCAGTTACCTTCACGTTCAAAAACAAGTGTGGGTATACAGTCTGGCCAGGGACATTAGCGGGATCTAACAGTGCACAACTTTCTTCAACTGGTTTCGAATTGGCCTCTGGAGCTTCAAATTCAATAAATGCCTCTTCTGGATGGTCCGGCAGGTTCTGGGGTCGAACATATTGCTCATCTTCAACTGGAACTTTTAAATGTCAAACCGCAGACTGTGGCTCCGGTAAAGTTGCATGCAATGGGGCAGGAGCGACTCCACCTGCCACCTTGGCAGAATTCACTATAGGGAGTAATAGTTCAAACCAGGAATACTATGATATCAGCCTAGTTGATGGATTTAACTTGCCACTCTCGGTGACTCCACAAGGTGGAACTGGTAGTTGCCAAACAGTGGGATGTTCAGCTAATATCAACTCGGTTTGCCCATCCGTGTTGAGTGTGAAGGGGTCTGATGGAAGTACGATTGCTTGCAAAAGTGCGTGCGATGCATTTGGAAGTGCTCAGTATTGTTGCACTGGTGCCTATAATACGTCTAAGACTTGCCCACCCACCAACTACTCCAAAATCTTTAAGAACCAGTGTCCTCAAGCCTACAGCTATGCATATGATGATCAGACAAGCACATTCACATGCACCGGTGCTAATTACCTCATCACCTTCTGCCCTTGA